The following are encoded together in the Blastocatellia bacterium genome:
- the tuf gene encoding elongation factor Tu (EF-Tu; promotes GTP-dependent binding of aminoacyl-tRNA to the A-site of ribosomes during protein biosynthesis; when the tRNA anticodon matches the mRNA codon, GTP hydrolysis results; the inactive EF-Tu-GDP leaves the ribosome and release of GDP is promoted by elongation factor Ts; many prokaryotes have two copies of the gene encoding EF-Tu) → EMVMPGDNVNLEVELITPIALERGLRFAIREGGRTVGAGSITDIVE, encoded by the coding sequence GAGATGGTGATGCCGGGGGATAATGTGAATTTGGAGGTGGAGTTGATCACGCCCATCGCCCTGGAGCGGGGCTTGCGCTTTGCCATCCGCGAGGGCGGTCGCACCGTCGGCGCCGGCTCCATCACCGATATCGTCGAGTGA